In one window of Chelmon rostratus isolate fCheRos1 chromosome 19, fCheRos1.pri, whole genome shotgun sequence DNA:
- the LOC121622757 gene encoding metal transporter CNNM4 — protein sequence MRLERSDKPATTNDDGVIQVTEESSVQLRFYGVQLHSGTWTQIRFTELADGGGGDEGEEEEEARTCADFTKDISVGTFMNVSSRGTSGLLTVHIKPLRKSEPHKEYALCTLDAAGGGWVQLGDSDGRVLVVEEKKSLLPMWLQVILISCLLVLSGMFSGLNLGLMALDPMELRIVQSCGTDKEKKYARKIEPIRSKGNYLLCSLLLGNVLVNTTLTILLDDLIGSGLGAVVASTIGIVIFGEIVPQALCSRHGLAVGANTILVTKLFMFLTFPVSFPVSKLLDVLLGQEIGTVYNREKLVEMLKVTEPYNDLVKEELNMIQGALELRTKTVEDVMTPLGNCFMIQADAVLDFNTMSEIMESGYTRIPVYDDERSNIVDILYVKDLAFVDPDDCTTLKTITKFYNHPVHFVFHDTKLDAMLEEFKKGKSHLAIVQKVNNEGEGDPFYEVLGLVTLEDVIEEIIKSEILDESDLYTDNRNRKKVDPNKNKPDFSAFKHDADSKVKISPQLMLAAHRFLATEVSLFSPFQITEKVLLRVLRHPDVIQELKFNDSDKRSPQHFLYQRGKPVDYFVLILQGRVEVEAGNENMKFETGPFSYYGVMALSSPPEFRSPSHGGNLNRSASLSCTERAPESGSVGGSINQIPGTPFQYIPDFCVRALTDLQFVKITRAQYQNGLLASKLDSTPQSPEGSHTRLDTSVSLPPVTPPGIRNPLPLATPPAGRQSSNAQSTTAGGRTALPQTASSSSRRPSQSLPQATPPPSNHTPLSHTPPSSMNTGTCTFNPHPTQTSSKSQQSPSSAGPENGPGETTTLLSEQQNCVGPRRPSYTQAHPHPHVHTISHAHTESTI from the exons ATGCGGCTGGAGAGGAGCGACAAGCCGGCCACAACCAATGACGACGGTGTCATCCAGGTGACTGAGGAGAGCTCCGTGCAGCTCCGGTTTTACGGGGTGCAGCTCCACTCGGGCACCTGGACGCAAATCCGCTTCACGGAGCTGGCGGACGGCGGCGGGGGGGacgaaggggaggaagaggaggaggcg AGGACTTGTGCCGATTTCACGAAGGACATCAGCGTCGGGACCTTCATGAACGTCAGCAGTCGCGGCACGTCGGGGCTGCTGACCGTGCACATCAAGCCGCTCCGCAAGAGCGAGCCGCACAAGGAGTACGCGCTGTGCACGCTGGACGCGGCGGGGGGCGGCTGGGTGCAGCTGGGGGACAGTGATGGCAgggtgctggtggtggaggagaagaagtcCCTGCTGcccatgtggctgcaggtcaTCCTAATCTCCTGCCTGCTGGTGCTCTCCGGGATGTTCAGCGGCCTGAACCTGGGGCTGATGGCTCTGGACCCCATGGAGCTCCGCATCGTGCAGAGCTGTGGCACCGACAAGGAGAAGAAATACGCCAGAAAAATCGAGCCCATCCGCAGCAAAGGGAACtacctcctctgctctctgctcctggGGAACGTGTTGGTGAACACCACCCTCACCATCCTCCTGGATGACCTGATCGGGTCGGGTCTGGGCGCCGTGGTGGCCTCCACCATCGGGATCGTGATCTTTGGAGAGATCGTCCCGCAGGCGCTGTGCTCCCGCCACGGACTGGCCGTCGGAGCCAACACCATCCTGGTGACCAAGCTGTTCATGTTCCTCACCTTCCCGGTGTCCTTCCCCGTCAGCAAGCTGCTGGACGTCCTGCTGGGCCAGGAGATCGGCACCGTGTACAACAGGGAGAAGCTGGTGGAGATGCTCAAAGTGACGGAGCCCTACAACGACCTGGTCAAAGAGGAGCTCAACATGATCCAGGGCGCCCTGGAGCTCAGGACCAAAACCGTCGAGGACGTGATGACGCCGCTGGGCAACTGCTTCATGATCCAGGCGGACGCGGTGCTGGACTTCAACACCATGTCCGAGATCATGGAGAGCGGATACACGCGGATCCCCGTGTACGACGACGAGAGGTCCAACATCGTGGACATCTTGTACGTCAAGGATCTGGCCTTTGTGGACCCGGACGACTGCACCACCCTGAAGACCATCACCAAGTTCTACAACCACCCGgtgcactttgtgtttcatgaCACCAAGCTGGACGCCATGCTGGAGGAGTTCAAGAAAG GTAAATCCCACCTGGCCATCGTCCAGAAAGTAAACAACGAGGGGGAGGGGGATCCTTTCTACGAGGTGCTGGGGTTGGTCACGCTGGAGGACGTCATTGAGGAGATCATCAAGTCGGAGATCCTGGATGAATCCGACCTTTACA CTgacaacaggaacaggaaaaaGGTCGACCCCAATAAAAACAAGCCCGACTTCTCCGCCTTCAAGCACGACGCTGACAGCAAAGTGAAGATCTCTCCTCAGCTCATGCTGGCGGCTCATCGCTTCCTGGCTACAG AGGTGAGCCTGTTCAGCCCGTTCCAGATCACAGAGAAGGTCTTACTGAGGGTCCTCAGACACCCCGACGTCATCCAGGAGCTCAAGTTCAACGACAGCGACAAACGCTCGCCGCAACACTTCCTGTACCAGCGAGGCAAACCTGTCGACTACTTCGTCCTCAttctgcag ggccGAGTGGAGGTGGAagctggaaatgaaaacatgaagttTGAAACTGGCCCGTTCTCCTACTATGGAGTCATGGCTCTCAGCTCGCC CCCAGAGTTTCGTTCTCCGTCACACGGGGGCAACCTTAACCGCTCGGCGTCCCTGAGCTGCACTGAGCGCGCTCCAGAAAGCGGCTCCGTTGGCGGCAGCATCAATCAGATCCCAGGCACCCCCTTCCAGTACATACCGGACTTCTGTGTACGAGCCCTCACAGACCTGCAGTTTGTCAAG ATCACTCGTGCTCAGTACCAGAACGGTCTCCTGGCGTCCAAGCTGGACAGCACGCCACAGTCTCCAGAGGGCAGCCACACTCGCCTGGACACGTCTGTCTCTTTGCCCCCCGTGACGCCACCCGGGATCCGCAATCCACTGCCGCTGGCCACACCTCCCGCAGGGCGCCAGTCGTCTAATGCTCAGTCGACAACGGCGGGCGGCCGTACCGCTCTGCCCCAgaccgcctcctcctccagccgCAGACCGAGTCAGTCTCTGCCCCAGGCCACGCCCCCTCCGAGCAACCACACACCCCTGTCCCATACCCCTCCGTCCTCCATGAATACAGGGACATGCACCTTTAACCCCCACCCGACTCAGACCTCCTCCAAGTCCCAGCAGTCCCCGTCCTCTGCTGGGCCGGAGAACGGGCCAGGAGAGACCACCACTCTgctcagtgagcagcagaaCTGCGTGGGCCCTCGCAGGCCCAGCTACACCCAggcacacccccacccccacgtTCACACCATCAGTCACGCACACACTGAAAGCACCATCTAA